A region of Vigna radiata var. radiata cultivar VC1973A chromosome 10, Vradiata_ver6, whole genome shotgun sequence DNA encodes the following proteins:
- the LOC106774769 gene encoding probable transcription factor At5g61620, which produces MAEQSVDWWKELSQDWYDLIDVPFDNFSVPTAFPNNVLPTVDEAPQVLPPSQTLEHMQFHSNKGKRITWTKEEHRRFLEGLDRYGKGNWKNISAYIQTKSTSQVASHAQKYFIRQSKSKEQKKRKSIHDMVMENTTHTNVHIQNSSXNXNLXSSEFYEMQPFNPYMNMSDPEELNHINMTYQPREEMMNQNHMNFNNIFDHPANFNQMQHSQAISFNPYFNMPHPPELNHINTLNHHPQNNGIHPTQFNQMQPSF; this is translated from the exons ATGGCAGAGCAGAGTGTGGATTGGTGGAAGGAATTGAGTCAGGATTGGTATGACTTGATTGATGTGCCATTCGACAACTTTAGTGTTCCAACCGCCTTTCCTAACAATGTTCTTCCGACCGTTGACGAAGCTCCGCAGGTGTTGCCACCGTCTCAAACATTGGAACACATGCAGTTTCATTCGAACAAAGGAAAAAGGATAACATGGACAAAAGAGGAGCATAG GAGGTTTTTAGAAGGACTTGATAGGTATGGAAAAGGAAATTGGAAAAACATTTCAGCCTACATTCAAACAAAGAGTACAAGTCAAGTTGCAAGCCATGCACAAAAGTATTTTATCCGTCAAAGTAAATCAAAAGagcaaaagaagagaaaaagcattCATGACATGGTTATGGAGAATACTACTCATACTAATGTTCATATTCAAAATTCATCATNTAATANAAATCTTGNAAGTTCAGAATTTTACGAAATGCAACCCTTCAATCCTTACATGAACATGTCTGATCCAGAAGAGCTAAATCATATCAATATGACTTATCAACCACGAGAAGAAATGATGAACCAAAATCATATGAATTTCAACAACATATTTGATCATCCAGCAAACTTTAATCAAATGCAACACTCGCAAGCCATATCCTTCAATCCTTACTTCAACATGCCTCATCCACCAGAGTTAAATCATATCAATACCTTAAATCATCATCCACAAAATAATGGAATACATCCCACACAGTTTAATCAAATGCAACCATCATTTTAG